Proteins co-encoded in one Thermoplasma sp. Kam2015 genomic window:
- a CDS encoding fumarylacetoacetate hydrolase family protein, whose product MVDSEERLFLSDGQNVRLLDGINDINKFIEQYGDTFSSTQYDGKFQYLPAVSPSKIFLPAVNFRSHSEESETRFPPKPYFFTKFSNALVAHGGTVHKPKEIEKLDYEGEIGIVIGRRGKRIPLEQAEDYVFGFTIVDDVSARDYQFPEMHPYGYNWVQGKAFDEALPVGPYIVTKDEIKFPLKIETRINGELRQSGTTDDMIFSIAQLISTLSQTITLDPGDLITTGTPSGVAAFTAGRYLADGDTVSIEVSGIGELKHNIKDE is encoded by the coding sequence ATGGTCGATAGTGAAGAGAGATTATTTCTATCAGATGGTCAAAATGTAAGGCTGCTGGACGGAATCAACGACATAAACAAATTCATAGAGCAATATGGTGATACCTTTTCTTCCACTCAATACGATGGGAAATTTCAGTATCTTCCTGCTGTCAGCCCTTCCAAGATATTTCTTCCAGCGGTCAATTTCAGATCTCATTCAGAGGAGTCGGAAACCAGATTTCCGCCTAAACCTTACTTCTTTACGAAATTCTCCAACGCACTTGTGGCCCATGGCGGAACAGTTCACAAGCCGAAAGAGATAGAAAAGCTAGATTATGAAGGCGAGATCGGCATCGTAATAGGAAGAAGGGGAAAGCGAATACCACTGGAACAGGCCGAGGATTATGTGTTCGGCTTTACGATAGTAGACGACGTAAGTGCTAGGGATTATCAGTTTCCTGAGATGCACCCGTATGGATACAACTGGGTACAGGGCAAGGCATTTGATGAAGCGCTGCCCGTTGGGCCGTACATAGTGACCAAGGACGAGATAAAATTCCCTCTAAAGATAGAAACAAGAATCAATGGAGAACTCCGTCAATCCGGAACAACAGATGACATGATCTTCAGCATTGCCCAACTCATATCCACACTTTCACAGACTATAACGCTTGATCCTGGGGACCTAATAACCACCGGAACACCCTCCGGGGTGGCTGCCTTTACGGCTGGACGTTATCTTGCAGATGGAGATACAGTTTCGATTGAGGTGAGTGGGATAGGGGAACTGAAACATAATATAAAGGATGAATAA